In Archocentrus centrarchus isolate MPI-CPG fArcCen1 chromosome 24, fArcCen1, whole genome shotgun sequence, one DNA window encodes the following:
- the naga gene encoding alpha-N-acetylgalactosaminidase, whose amino-acid sequence MHFAVLAFAFALPVTTWALDNGLMRTPPMGWLAWERFRCDIDCENDPKNCISENLFIDMADRLSEDGWRELGYVYVNIDDCWSSKERDSQGRLQADPKRFPGGIRKLARYLHDRGLKLGIYGDMGTYTCGGYPGTPLDKIEIDAQTFADWEVDMFKYDGCYSNATEQEQGYPLMSKALNATGRPIGYSCSWPAYQGGLPPKVNYTQLGEICNLWRNYGDIQDSWDSVMKITDWFFENQDVLTPAAGPGRWNDPDMLIIGNFGLSMDQSRSQMALWAIMAAPLFMSNDLRTISSGAQSILQNKLAISINQDPLGIQGRCILKEKSHIEVYWRPLSNNASALVFFSRRTDMPYRYKTSLSKLNYTAGSYKIFNVFTDETAMLKDSTDFVVSVNPTGVVMWYVSAPAKSSLHRFYKGGRIHGRVSDDHEENAIPSVFL is encoded by the exons ATGCATTTTGCTGTGCTCGCTTTTGCCTTCGCGCTCCCTGTGACCACTTGGGCCCTTGACAATGGCCTGATGAGGACCCCTCCCATGGGCTGGCTGGCATGGGAACGATTCCGATGTGACATCGATTGTGAAAACGACCCCAAGAATTGTATCAG TGAGAATCTATTCATCGACATGGCGGACAGACTCTCAGAGGACGGCTGGAGGGAACTTGGCTACGTCTACGTGAACATAGATGACTGCTGGTCTTCCAAGGAAAGAGACAGTCAGGGACGGCTGCAGGCCGATCCTAAGAG GTTTCCAGGAGGAATCCGTAAGCTGGCACGCTACTTGCACGACAGAGGCCTTAAACTGGGCATCTACGGGGACATGGGCACATACACGTGCGGTGGCTACCCTGGCACCCCACTGGATAAGATCGAAATAGACGCTCAGACATTCGCAGACTGGGAGGTGGATATGTTTAAATATGACGGATGTTACTCTAATGCCACGGAGCAAGAACAGG GTTACCCTCTCATGTCAAAGGCTTTGAATGCTACAGGGCGTCCCATTGGCTACTCCTGCAGCTGGCCTGCCTACCAGGGTGGTTTGCCACCTAAG GTAAATTACACTCAGCTGGGCGAAATCTGCAACCTGTGGCGTAACTATGGTGACATCCAGGACTCTTGGGACAGTGTAATGAAAATCACTGACTGGTTCTTTGAAAACCAGGATGTCCTGAcacccgcagcaggacctggaaggTGGAACGACCCCGATATG CTGATTATTGGTAACTTTGGCCTCAGCATGGACCAGTCTCGTTCCCAGATGGCTCTGTGGGCGATCATGGCTGCTCCCCTTTTCATGTCCAATGACCTGCGCACCATCAGCAGCGGTGCCCAGAGCATCCTGCAGAACAAACTGGCCATCAGCATCAACCAGGACCCCCTGGGCATCCAGGGAAGATGCATTTTGAAG GAGAAAAGTCACATTGAGGTATACTGGCGCCCCCTGTCAAACAATGCCAGCGCTTTAGTGTTCTTCAGCCGTCGTACAGACATGCCATATCGCTACAAGACTTCCCTCAGCAAACTCAACTACACCGCAGGCAGCTACAAG ATCTTCAATGTGTTCACTGATGAGACCGCAATGCTCAAAGACTCCACTGACTTTGTAGTGTCAGTGAACCCCACAGGTGTGGTTATGTGGTATGTCTCTGCACCTGCCAAATCAAGCCTCCATCGGTTCTACAAAGGAGGCCGAATCCACGGACGTGTCTCTGATGATCATGAGGAAAATGCCATTCCGTCGGTTTTCCTCTGA